One Denticeps clupeoides chromosome 12, fDenClu1.1, whole genome shotgun sequence genomic window carries:
- the LOC114800461 gene encoding SRSF protein kinase 2-like: MRSRDFMLPESSGFSATLITPMTPSAPTSGSNGGRGELLGSDEEEQEDPSQYCPGGYYPVQIGEIFSGHYQVVRKLGWGHFSTVWLCKDHERRCFVALKVVKSAPTFTETALDEIELLKCVRDGDPADRKREKIVQLIEDFKVSGIYGEHVCMVMEVLGHQLLKWIIKSNYQGLPLLCVKSIIRQVLQGLDYLHRKCKIIHTDIKPENILVSVDDAYIQQMAAATRLWHVTRSPDPRMPPEDIREKQSFPQWLGKLTGVFRNFGGWTEKISRNQKRRLSRKEGNHLIKEDFLKDETHRRPQHGSGPLGTTLRQTVLQDNGDDEHIDVYDSTSSSGLEDDFLLNTRSAPVSVQPYVSTPYAAMLSSLKSPNSDSRCSSPAGHHLGRTAPSTPAPSNKLSMANQSIDLLNPQEAERICIKIADLGNSCWVHKHFTDAIQTCQYRSIEVLIGAQYDTPSDIWSTACMAFELATGDYLFEPHAGENYSREEDHIAHIIELLGPIPLEFAWSGRLSRKYFNRKGNLRHISKLRPWGLFEVLQDKYGWPTEQAAQFSEFLQSMLELNPEDRATAAQCLHHRWINS, from the exons ATGCGCTCACG TGATTTCATGCTTCCAGAATCTTCAGGTTTTTCAGCCACCCTCATTACTCCAATGACTCCCAG TGCTCCCACTTCAGGATCCAACGGTGGCCGCGGCGAGCTGCTGGGATCAgatgaggaggagcaggaggatcCCTCACAGTACTGTCCAG GCGGCTACTATCCGGTTCAAATCGGAGAGATATTCAGTGGACATTACCAGGTAGTGAGGAAACTTGGCTGGGGGCATTTCTCTACAGTCTGGCTGTGCAAAGACCATGA GAGAAGATGCTTTGTGGCTCTGAAGGTGGTGAAAAGTGCCCCGACCTTCACAGAGACAGCTCTGGACGAAATTGAACTTCTTAAATGT GTGCGAGATGGCGATCCTGCTGACCGAAAACGGGAGAAAATCGTGCAGCTTATTGAGGATTTCAAAGTGTCTGGCATTTACGGAGAGC ATGTCTGTATGGTGATGGAAGTACTGGGCCATCAACTGCTGAAGTGGATTATTAAATCGAACTATCAGGGCCTTCCCTTGCTGTGCGTTAAGAGCATAATAAGACAG GTTCTGCAGGGCTTAGACTATTTGCACAGAAAATGCAAGATTATCCACACCGACATCAAACCGGAGAACATCCTTGTGAGTGTGGACGATGCCTACATTCAACAGATGGCAGCTGCAACCAGGCTGTGGCATGTGACAAGGTCTCCAGATCCCCGTATGCCCCCAG AGGACATAAGAGAGAAACAG AGTTTTCCACAGTGGCTTGGAAAGTTGACTGGTGTATTCCGGAATTTTGGGGGCTGG ACTGAGAAGATCTCCAGGAACCAGAAGAGGAGGTTGAGCAGGAAAGAGGGGAATCATTTGATCAAAGAAGATTTTCTCAAAGATGAGACACATAGGAGACCTCAACACGGTTCAGGGCCTTTAGGGACTACACTGAGGCAGACTGTTCTCCAGGACAATGGAGATGATGAACACATAGACGTGTATG ATTCAACTTCATCGTCAGGGCTGGAGGACGACTTTTTACTGAATACTCGTTCAGCTCCAGTGTCTGTACAGCCTTATGTCAGTACCCCCTATGCAGCAATGCTGTCATCACTAAAGTCACCAAACTCTGACTCCAGATGCTCCTCACCAGCGGGTCATCACTTGGGGAGGACGGCACCGTCCACACCAGCCCCCTCGAACA AGCTGAGTATGGCAAACCAGTCTATTGATCTTCTGAATCCCCAGGAGGCAGAAAGAATTTGCATCAAGATTGCAGACTTGGGGAATTCCTGCTGGGTG CACAAGCACTTTACAGACGCTATCCAGACCTGTCAGTATCGATCTATTGAGGTGCTGATTGGCGCTCAGTATGACACACCTTCTGATATCTGGAGTACTGCTTGTATG GCTTTTGAGTTGGCAACAGGAGACTACCTCTTTGAACCTCATGCAGGAGAGAACTACAGTCGTGAAGAAG ACCACATTGCTCACATTATCGAGCTTCTAGGACCCATTCCACTAGAGTTTGCATGGTCAGGGAGGTTGTCACGGAAGTACTTCAACCGGAAAG GAAATCTCAGGCACATCTCCAAGCTCAGGCCATGGGGCTTGTTTGAGGTGCTGCAGGACAAGTACGGCTGGCCAACTGAGCAGGCTGCACAGTTCAGCGAGTTCCTGCAGTCCATGCTGGAGCTGAACCCAGAGGACAGGGCGACTGCTGCCCAGTGCCTGCACCACCGCTGGATCAACTCGTAG